The nucleotide sequence CTCGTCTGAAATAGCGCCAAAGTGGGAAAAGTCAAAACGTAAGCGATCCGTCGCTACTAGAGAGCCTGCTTGGTTTACATGCGAGCCGAGTATATCCTTTAATGCTTGATGTAGTAAATGGGTCGCTGTGTGATTTTTCTCTACAAAGGAGCGCGAAGCACGATCAACGATGGCTTTTACGGCTTCTCCTTTCGTAAGCTTTCCTTCCTTCACGGTTACACGGTGTAAGTTTTGTCCATTCGGTGCTTTTTGTACATCCTCTACAAAACCTTTTCCAGAAACCCCCATAATCCAGCCATGGTCAGCAATTTGCCCACCACTTTCCGCATAAAAAGGAGTCTGATTTAAGATAATATAGACTTCTTGCCCTTCAGTCGCTGCATTGATCAATTGTTTTTCCTTGACCATTTCCACAATGTTGGCTTCTGCCTCGAGGGAATCGTAACCCATGAATCTGCTTTCCACAGTGACTTCGGATAATACACTGTCTTGAATTTGCATGGAATCTACCTTTTGTCGTGCTTGTCTTGCGCGATCACGCTGCTTTTTCATTTCTTCTTCAAAGCCTTCGACATCAATCGTAAATCCAGCATCCTGAGCGTATTCCTCTGTTAGTTCTTTGGGGAATCCATACGTATCATAAAGGCGGAACACATCTTCTCCCGGAATGACTTTGTTCCCTTGTTGCTTTTGCTTTTCTATGATACTAGAAAGAATTGCTAAACCTTCATTTAGCGTCTCATGGAATCTTTCTTCTTCTGTTTTGACAACATCTTTTACAAAGTCTTGTTTCCCCTTAAGTTCTTGATAGAACTCTTCCATGATAGTGCTTACAGTTGGTACTAACTCGTACATGAACGGTTTTTCAATGCCGATCAATTTCGCATAGCGAACAGCTCTACGAAGTAATCTTCTTAATACATATCCGCGTCCTTCATTGGATGGTAAAGCTCCATCGCTGATTGCAAAGGAAACCGTTCTAATGTGATCGGCTATTACTTTAAATGCTTCATCCTTTTCTTTAGATTCTCCGTATTTTACAGAAGCTATTTGTTCCGTTTTTTGAATGATAGGCATGAACAAGTCTGTTTCAAAGTTCGTAGGCGTGTCCTGAATCACACAGACCATTCTTTCTAAACCCATTCCAGTATCAATATTTTTCTTCGGAAGTGGCGTGTACGTATCATCTGGATTATGGTTGAATTGGGAGAACACCAAGTTCCAAATTTCTAAGTATCTTTCATTCTCCCCACCTGGATATAATTCTGGATCAGTTGGATCATTGCCATATTTTTCACCACGATCATAGAAAATTTCTGTGTTCGGTCCACTTGGTCCTTCTCCAATATCCCAAAAATTCTCTTCTAGTCGAATAATTCTTTCCTCTGGAAGCTTAACTACGTCTCTCCACAGTTCATACGCTTCTTCATCCTCGGGATGCACAGTTACAGCTAACTTTTCTGGGTCAAAGCCAATCCATTTATCGCTTGTTAAAAACTCCCATGCCATTTCGATTGCTTCTTTTTTGAAGTAGTCTCCAATGGAGAAATTCCCAAGCATTTCAAAGAACGTATGGTGACGCGCTGTCTTTCCTACGTTTTCAATATCATTTGTCCGAATGGCTTTTTGAGCATTTACAATTCGAGGATTTTCCGGAATGACACGACCGTCAAAGTATTTCTTCAGTGTTGCTACACCACTGTTAATCCATAAAAGGGTTGGATCTTCTACAGGAACTAGAGAGGCACTAGGTTCTACTCGGTGCCCATTTTCCTTAAAATAATCTAAAAACATTTGACGTACTTGTGCCGATGTTAGTTGTTTCATGGCTTCCATCTCCTTTTTCATTTGGTCAGAAAAAAACTCCCGTCGCTGCTATACTTAGCAGGGACGAGAGTTTAATCGCGGTACCACCCTGATTATGAATACAAACGTGTATCCATCACCTTATCACAATAACGGCGTGTACCGGCAATTATTAATCGCACTCCAATCTAGCTTCCATAGCTCTTGCTTCGAATTCCTTTCAGCCTCGGGACATTCTCTCTTTTCAAGCAGAATTCTACGTACTCATGATCTTCGACGTTTTTCATTCTTAGTACTGTTGATATGCGATATTATAGAGAAACTACCGAAAGATGTCAACGGGTAGCCTTTAATGCATTCCAATGATGGAAAAAGACATTTAGGACTGTTAAAACGGGAACAGCCAAAATCATTCCCATAATTCCACCTAATTCTCCCCCTACTAAAAGCGCTAAAATGATAAGAAGAGGATGGATATGTACACTTTTCCCGACGATTAATGGAGATAATAAGTTCCCTTCAATTATTTGTACAACAAAAACTGATATGATCACATAGACAACCATTTTGGTGGACATAGTGAATGCAATAATCACCGCTGGTACAGCACCTAATATGGGACCAAAGTAAGGAATAAGATTGGTAATCCCCATTATAATAGAAAACAGTAGTGGATACCTCATTCCAATCAGCCATAATAATAGAAAGCTGGTTAGTCCGACAAATAAACAGACTAGTAATTGTCCTCTTATGTAATCCCCTAAGCTTTTTTCAATGTCACTAAATAACTGTTTGCTTTCTATACGATACTTTTTCGGACTGAGCTTCCACATTACTCGCTTTATAAGTATAAAATCCTTCAACATATAAAACACAATAACCGGAATCACCGCTACGATTATTACAACATCCATGACTTTCGTTAAATCTTTCACTGCATTCGTCAACACGTTTGCAAGCCAGTTTTCCGCTTCTAGAAGGATGACATCCATCTTGTCATGCACCTTTTCCGGTAGAAAGGAAGTTTTTTCATACATCTCATAAATAATGTTGCGATACTGATCCATGAAAACTGGTAAATTGTTCTTTAAATCATTTAGTTGCTGTAACACGACTGGATAGGTCTCATAAAGTAAATAACCAAGTCCACCAAAGAAAATGCTGTAGATAAGCACTATGGCCAACCATCTTGGATATTTTAAATCATGCAGTTTTTCAATTAAGGGATGCAATAGAAAAGCAATTAAACCCGCTATGAAGAACGGTGTAAGAATCCTAATGATGATTGCAAGGAACGCTTCATATAACGGAAAAAGCTTCGTTAATAAATAGATAAAAAGAACGAGTAATATCGCTATGATAATATTATAAAGAACTTTGAGTTGTTTTTCCGAGGTAAACAAACTGCTTCCCTCCATTCGATGCTTGCAAATGAAAACCCTTGTCGTCTCAGGGCATGACAAGGGGGCTCCTTTCTAGCATTCTAGTTGTTTTCCTTATTTACATTTGGAGCTTTCTTTCATCTTCTGAAAATAAATCATTTAAAGAGCTTAAGGAACCATCTGCCTCAACTTGATGAACGTCCAGTACTTCATTTTCTAAAGAAAGTTCAATAAAACAGTTCCAGCAATAGTATTGTTGGTTCCCAATTTTTCCGATATTTTTCCCTTTACAATTCGGACAATGCATATAGCAGTCACTCCTTGATGTTTCAATTGTTACTACCATAATGTCCAAAAAATAGATTCTTATACTTGTGAATTGAGCGGTGCCTGTCACTACCTGGATTTCGTCGAAAAAAGCCGAACAAAAGAAAAACTAGAGACAGCTGCCTCTAGTTATAAAAAGTCGTATGGGGATATTTCTTCATTTTCCTCTTCCACTTGTTCTTTTACCTTTTGATCCAACTGAAAGATTTCTTGTAAGAAAGATACTAGGGACGTATATCTCATATTCGTATCCTCTTCTTTTATCCCTTGCAAGAAAGAATGCTTGTCTCCGCAAATGATCAATGAGTTTTTACTTCGAGTAATCGCGGTATATAACAAATTTTTTCGTAACATACGACGATAGCTCGGGACCACTGGTAATACTACGATTTGAAACTCGCTACCTTGTGACTTATGAATCGACGTGCAGTAGGCGTGCGTGATATGATTCAAATCTTTTTTTAGATACAAAACTTCTTTTTCATCAAAAGAAATAACGATTTGCTCGGTTTTATCTTCGGTTTCTGATTCTTTAAAGATCGCTACAATTTCGCCAATATCTCCATTAAAAACTCCATCCTCTGGTTGATTGACGAGTTGAATCACTTTATCACCTGTTCGATACTCGACTTCTCCCCATTTAATGTGGCGCTTTTGCTGGTTTGGTGGGTTGACAATCATTTGGATTTGTTCGTTTATACGATGGATGCCTGCTTTGGTCTTATACATGGGAGCAAGAATTTGCAAATCTTTCATGTCGACCCCTTTTTCGTACGCCTTTTGCACGATTTGGTTAACGACATCCAACACTTGATGTTCGCCACATGGAATAAAATTAAAGTCTGCATCCTTCTGCAGAGAATCCAAATCACACGTGTTGTTCTTAATTTCATGTGCGAGCTGAATGATTTTAGAACCTTCCTTCTGACGGTACACCTCGTCAAGTTGAACCGAGGGAATCTGCTTACTCGCTAATAAATCAGCGAGCACTTGTCCTGGACCAACCGATGGTAGTTGGTCTTCATCCCCAACAATGAGAACACGCATATCTTTCGGGATGGCTCGAAATAATTGATTCGCCAACCACGTATCCACCATGGAAAACTCATCAATGACAATTAGCTTTCCGGATAATGGGTTATCGCTATCCTTTTCAAATGTTTCGTGACCGTTCCATCCGAGTAGTCGATGTATCGTCATAGCAGGAAGGCCAGTCGACTCTGATAATCTTTTAGCTGCACGACCGGTAGGCGCAGTCAAAAGAAACGGAAATGTAAGCTCATTATCATAATCCTTAGGTTCTAAAGATAGATCATAGAGACCAGAGTAAGCATTAATGATTCCTTTTATAACCGTCGTTTTCCCTGTTCCTGGACCACCAGTTAGAATCATCACTTTTGAATGTAAGGCTTGTTCAATCGCTTCAAATTGTTTTTTTCCATAGCTTAATGCCTCTTCTTCCTCCAAAGCCCCAATTATTTTTAATAATTCAGCAGTTGGAACTTCCTCTTCCGCCTTTTCACTCATTATTCGGTGGAGCTGTGAGCAAAAACCTGTTTCCGCGTAATAAAGACTTGGCAAGTAAGCTTTCGAGTCCTGTACAATAATCTTTTGATCTGTATTGAGAGTGATTACTTCTTTTGAAATCTCGTCAAACGTTACTTCCGAAACCCGTTGGTTAAGCAATTGTTCCACACTACTCACCAAATCTTCCAACGGTAAATAAACATGACCACTAAACGTACTTTGATGGAGGACATAAATACAGCCTGCTTGAATTCTACTAGGATGGTTCTTCAAGATACCTTTTTTCG is from Radiobacillus kanasensis and encodes:
- a CDS encoding AI-2E family transporter, which gives rise to MFTSEKQLKVLYNIIIAILLVLFIYLLTKLFPLYEAFLAIIIRILTPFFIAGLIAFLLHPLIEKLHDLKYPRWLAIVLIYSIFFGGLGYLLYETYPVVLQQLNDLKNNLPVFMDQYRNIIYEMYEKTSFLPEKVHDKMDVILLEAENWLANVLTNAVKDLTKVMDVVIIVAVIPVIVFYMLKDFILIKRVMWKLSPKKYRIESKQLFSDIEKSLGDYIRGQLLVCLFVGLTSFLLLWLIGMRYPLLFSIIMGITNLIPYFGPILGAVPAVIIAFTMSTKMVVYVIISVFVVQIIEGNLLSPLIVGKSVHIHPLLIILALLVGGELGGIMGMILAVPVLTVLNVFFHHWNALKATR
- the recD2 gene encoding SF1B family DNA helicase RecD2; translation: MEKESRKGFIKGELIHTIFTNEQEHFSIARIKVLETDEEVEEKELVVKGYFTRLDPGEIYLFQGEFENHKRFGRQYQVHHYERFIPETTDGIVSYLSSDLFYGIGKKTAQKIVDILGETAINQIMNDASVLKKVPGLKSEQAEQLRRSLQEHQGFEHIVVNLSKYGFGLKMAQKIYEAYKDKALEVLENDPYQFVFDIEGFGFQRADEVAAKKGILKNHPSRIQAGCIYVLHQSTFSGHVYLPLEDLVSSVEQLLNQRVSEVTFDEISKEVITLNTDQKIIVQDSKAYLPSLYYAETGFCSQLHRIMSEKAEEEVPTAELLKIIGALEEEEALSYGKKQFEAIEQALHSKVMILTGGPGTGKTTVIKGIINAYSGLYDLSLEPKDYDNELTFPFLLTAPTGRAAKRLSESTGLPAMTIHRLLGWNGHETFEKDSDNPLSGKLIVIDEFSMVDTWLANQLFRAIPKDMRVLIVGDEDQLPSVGPGQVLADLLASKQIPSVQLDEVYRQKEGSKIIQLAHEIKNNTCDLDSLQKDADFNFIPCGEHQVLDVVNQIVQKAYEKGVDMKDLQILAPMYKTKAGIHRINEQIQMIVNPPNQQKRHIKWGEVEYRTGDKVIQLVNQPEDGVFNGDIGEIVAIFKESETEDKTEQIVISFDEKEVLYLKKDLNHITHAYCTSIHKSQGSEFQIVVLPVVPSYRRMLRKNLLYTAITRSKNSLIICGDKHSFLQGIKEEDTNMRYTSLVSFLQEIFQLDQKVKEQVEEENEEISPYDFL
- a CDS encoding DUF2797 domain-containing protein → MHCPNCKGKNIGKIGNQQYYCWNCFIELSLENEVLDVHQVEADGSLSSLNDLFSEDERKLQM
- the alaS gene encoding alanine--tRNA ligase → MKQLTSAQVRQMFLDYFKENGHRVEPSASLVPVEDPTLLWINSGVATLKKYFDGRVIPENPRIVNAQKAIRTNDIENVGKTARHHTFFEMLGNFSIGDYFKKEAIEMAWEFLTSDKWIGFDPEKLAVTVHPEDEEAYELWRDVVKLPEERIIRLEENFWDIGEGPSGPNTEIFYDRGEKYGNDPTDPELYPGGENERYLEIWNLVFSQFNHNPDDTYTPLPKKNIDTGMGLERMVCVIQDTPTNFETDLFMPIIQKTEQIASVKYGESKEKDEAFKVIADHIRTVSFAISDGALPSNEGRGYVLRRLLRRAVRYAKLIGIEKPFMYELVPTVSTIMEEFYQELKGKQDFVKDVVKTEEERFHETLNEGLAILSSIIEKQKQQGNKVIPGEDVFRLYDTYGFPKELTEEYAQDAGFTIDVEGFEEEMKKQRDRARQARQKVDSMQIQDSVLSEVTVESRFMGYDSLEAEANIVEMVKEKQLINAATEGQEVYIILNQTPFYAESGGQIADHGWIMGVSGKGFVEDVQKAPNGQNLHRVTVKEGKLTKGEAVKAIVDRASRSFVEKNHTATHLLHQALKDILGSHVNQAGSLVATDRLRFDFSHFGAISDEEIQKIEAIVNEKIWESLSVSTSYHGLEEAKEMGAMALFGEKYGDTVRVVRIGDYSLELCGGCHVRDTAEIGLFKITQETGIGAGTRRMEATTGKGAYEYLNYRQQLLRDAAQLLKTKEENVPERIEGVYQELKETQRDRESLSQKLSNLEAASILDEVKEFDGIKVLNKQVDVKEMNQLRNMVDELKQKIGSGIVLLGSAANGKVQLAAGVSKDLIDKGYHAGNLIKETASRCGGGGGGRPDMAQAGGKNPDQLPAALQYAEEYIQSIQAEGK